Within the Planctomycetota bacterium genome, the region CTCTGCCGCTATTCCACCCACCGCTTCGACGACGCCGCGAAACTCTTCGACGGCCTGCTTCAGGGCGCGCTCGAACCCGAGGCGGCGGAATCCATCCGGCGCTTCCACGGCATGGCCGTCGCCTGCCGCGAAGCCTGGCCGCGGGAGGAGGCCCTGCGCGCCCGCGAGGCCCGGGCGGACGACCTGCCCCGCGTGAAGCTCACGACCAGCCGCGGCGAGATCGAACTGGAGCTGTTCGAGAACGAAGCCCCCAACACGGTGGCCAACTTCGTGGAGCTCGTCGACCGGAAGTTCTACGACGGCCTCACGTTCCACCGGGTGATTCCGAACTTCATGGCCCAGGGCGGGTGCCCCCGGGGCGACGGCTCGGGCGACCCCGGCTACCGCTTCAAGGACGAGCTGGGTCCGGGCCACCGCCTCCACTTCCGCGGCTCGATCTCCATGGCCAACTCGGGACCCGACACGAACGGCTCCCAGTTCTTCATCACCCACTTCCCCACCGAGTGGCTCAACGGGAAGCACACGGTCTTCGGACGGGTGCTGAAGGGGCAGGACGTCGTCGACGCCCTGGCGGCCGGAGACAAGATCGTAAAGGCGGAAGTCACCCGGCGGCGCGACCACCCCTACAGGGTCGTCCGCCTCGAGGAATCCGCCAAGTAGCCTAGTTCAGTTCCCGGATCCGGAGGTTGCGGAACTGAACGAGCGACGGAGGGCTCGTCCAGCGCCCGTCCCTCCAGGACCCGTGGTGCTGAAGCCCGATCGGCCCGCGCGCAGGGATCCCCGGCAGCGGCGCGTTCTCGATCACCGTTTCGCCGTTCAGAACGACCGTCAGGCGGTCCCCCCGCAGGGTGATCTCGAACGTGTTCCACTCGCCGATCGGCCGGTCCGCCTTCTTGCGCGGCGTGACGGCGGCGCGGACCTCGGGCGGCGTCTTGGGATCCATGCGGACGCCGTAGACCTCGCCCGACCCGATCGGCCAGCACCAGATGTTCACCTGATGCTTGGGGCTGCCGCGCAGAAAGATCCCGGAATCCGAATCCGGAACCGACAGGCGGATTTCCTTCCCGTCGGGCCCCTTGCGGTGCGTCCCGTCGGGCAGGATGTCCGGCACGTTCGGATTGATGTACGGCGTTTCCTTGATGCGCCAATCCACCCGCAGGACGAAGTCGCCGTACTCCCGCATCGTCCAGAGACTCTTGTCCCCTTTGGCTTCGCTGCGGGCGTCGTAATCGATCACTCCGTCCACGACCCGCCAGTGGCCGTTGTCCCCCTCGGGAACGCGCCAGCCGGAGAAGTCCTTGCCGTTGAAGAGGGACACCCATCCGTCGCCGTCCTGGCCCGGCGCGAGGGTCCCAAGCGCCAGAACCGCCGCCGTCGCGAGCGTCATGCCGGCCTCCCTTCCGCCGTCGTTTCCGGCGGAATTGTCCCAGAAGGACCGGGACGTTTCAAGCGGGCTGACCGCCCCGCGACGCCAGGAGCGCGAAAAACTCCCTCCGGGTACGCGGCCCGTAGACGGCGAAACTCGGCTCCGGGCGCTCGCGATACGCCTGCCGCAGCTTCTCGATCTCGTCCTTGGGCAGTGCCTCGCGGATCCGCCGGGGATCGATCCCGTACAGCGCCGCGGCGTTCAGGCCGAAGATCCTCGCCTTGAGCTCCGGCGTCAGCTCCGGGTAGCCGTGCTTCTCGCACAGCTCCGGGGCGATCCGGAAGGCGCGGAAGGCCTGAATCTGCGGCTGCGGGGACCCGTACCAGATGGAATCCGTTCCCCACAGGACGTTGTTCGGCCCCACGTGCTTGAGGAGCTTGCCCAGGACGTGGGCCGCCTGATCCGGCCGCTTCATGAGCAGCCACCACGTGGAGCCGAGCTCCGCGTAGACGTTCGAACCCGGCGCGATGCCGTTTTCCTCGAGCGAGCGGATGAGGCAATTGACGCCCGCGTCGGCGCGGCCGGGGTCGTAGGGCCCCTCCTCCACGGCCGGGTCGTATCCCGAGTGATAGATCACGAACTTGAGGTCGGGGAAGCGCTTCGCCGCGCGCCCCACGTCCACCGGACGGTCGTAGCGCCCGCCCAGAAATCCCAGAGGAAGC harbors:
- a CDS encoding DUF1080 domain-containing protein, coding for MTLATAAVLALGTLAPGQDGDGWVSLFNGKDFSGWRVPEGDNGHWRVVDGVIDYDARSEAKGDKSLWTMREYGDFVLRVDWRIKETPYINPNVPDILPDGTHRKGPDGKEIRLSVPDSDSGIFLRGSPKHQVNIWCWPIGSGEVYGVRMDPKTPPEVRAAVTPRKKADRPIGEWNTFEITLRGDRLTVVLNGETVIENAPLPGIPARGPIGLQHHGSWRDGRWTSPPSLVQFRNLRIRELN
- a CDS encoding peptidylprolyl isomerase encodes the protein MPRVKLTTSRGEIELELFENEAPNTVANFVELVDRKFYDGLTFHRVIPNFMAQGGCPRGDGSGDPGYRFKDELGPGHRLHFRGSISMANSGPDTNGSQFFITHFPTEWLNGKHTVFGRVLKGQDVVDALAAGDKIVKAEVTRRRDHPYRVVRLEESAK